A stretch of the Melanotaenia boesemani isolate fMelBoe1 chromosome 24, fMelBoe1.pri, whole genome shotgun sequence genome encodes the following:
- the LOC121635583 gene encoding atypical chemokine receptor 3-like, whose product MSLSTTDLTDLMELWEDLNLTSDPSNQTRVELLICSGSVGHAALLHVLSVLYILIFLVGLVANALVIWVTLHCQRLETDLYILNLAAADLFVVATLPVWVSSLLRGGLWPFGEAVCKLAHMVFSINLFSSIFFLACMSVDRYLSVSLLAKTPDGRRKMMLRRLVCILVWLVALAASVPEFYFLQAVKSAHHDGAVCRPVFPSTNPRNWMVAVQLSFFVLGFAVPFPIIAVFYLLLAAAIGPAADQERHVGRRLVLSYILVFLVCWLPFHGVLLLDTLTLLHILPFTCRLETFLDVALHLTQGMSLLHCCINPVLYNLLSRSHRYHLMKAFIFKYSTKTGLARLVDASETEYSAMDNSGGPAGGLLKETPQNS is encoded by the coding sequence ATGAGTCTGAGCACCACTGACCTGACGGACCTCATGGAGCTGTGGGAGGACCTGAACCTGACCTCTGATCCCTCAAACCAGACCCGGGTGGAGCTGCTGATATGTTCAGGCTCTGTCGGTCATGCCGccctcctccatgttctgtCCGTCCTCTACATCTTAATCTTCCTGGTGGGCCTCGTTGCCAATGCCCTGGTCATCTGGGTCACCCTGCACTGCCAGCGCTTAGAGACAGACCTGTACATCTTGAACCTGGCGGCGGCCGACCTGTTCGTGGTAGCCACACTGCCGGTCTGGGTGAGCTCGCTGCTGCGGGGTGGTCTGTGGCCGTTCGGAGAGGCGGTCTGTAAACTGGCCCACATGGTCTTCAGCATCAACCTGTTCAGTAGCATCTTCTTCCTGGCCTGCATGAGCGTGGACCGCTACCTATCCGTCTCATTGCTCGCCAAAACACCCGACGGCCGCAGGAAGATGATGCTGCGACGGCtggtctgcattctggtctggCTGGTGGCGCTGGCTGCGTCTGTTCCTGAGTTCTACTTCCTGCAGGCGGTGAAGTCGGCGCATCACGACGGCGCTGTCTGTCGGCCGGTATTCCCGTCCACCAACCCCAGGAACTGGATGGTGGCCGTGCAGCTGAGCTTCTTTGTGCTCGGCTTTGCCGTTCCCTTTCCTATCATTGCTGTTTTCTATCTGCTCCTGGCGGCGGCCATTGGCCCCGCTGCGGACCAGGAGCGCCATGTTGGCCGGCGGCTCGTCCTCAGCTACATCCTGGTCTTCCTGGTGTGCTGGCTGCCGTTCCACGGCGTCCTCCTGTTGGACACGCTGACCCTCCTCCACATCCTGCCCTTCACCTGCCGGCTGGAGACCTTCCTGGACGTGGCGCTGCACCTGACGCAGGGCATGTCGCTCCTCCACTGCTGCATCAACCCCGTCCTCTACAACCTCCTCAGCAGGAGCCACCGCTACCACCTCATGAAGGCCTTCATCTTCAAGTACTCCACCAAGACGGGGCTGGCCAGGCTTGTGGATGCTTCAGAGACTGAATACTCTGCAATGGATAACAGCGGAGGTCCAGCGGGAGGTCTCCTGAAAGAGACTCCTCAGAACTCTTAA